CTCAGGGCCCCCTCTCACGTGGCTGACAGTGGAGCTGACACCACATCTGCTGGGCTCTGTGCTGTGGTTTGTGCCCCGTGGACGGAAAGGCCAGCGGGCAGGTGACCCTGTGACAGGAAGTGCCCGAGGCCACCGTGTCCTGTCTTCCTCTTTGTTTGAGAGAAAAAGCCAAAGCTCCGGGGCTGCCGCTCACACCGTCATGCCCTCCCCCGGGCAGTCAGTGGCCTGTCCTCCGTCAGCAGGACCCCCCCATGGGACTCTGGCGCGGCCGTAGCGGGAACTCCGCAGCCGGCTGAGGCCTGCGGGGCTGCTGGCCGTGGGGCCCGAGTGTGAGGAAGGGATTTTCCTGACAACCCGGGGAAAGGGAAGGTCAGGCCCTGAGGAGGGCATGACGGCACGGAAGCCACCTGCAGAGGTCGTTTTAGAGGCtaaggggcgggggcggggtcaCAGGTGCCCAGGGCCGGTAGGGAACAAAGGAAGGAGAGGTCGGGGGTCCTTACAGCACGTGGTCCAGCTCAGACCCGGGACAAGACCTGCTACAAGAGCTGCGGCTGTGGCCACATCCGACCAGGGCCTCCAGGGCCCCTCAGGTCCTAACGCCGCAGCTCGGGCCTCCCGTTCCTCCACCCTGAGCCTGAAACCACCCATGGGCCCCGCACCGGGGGACCCACCTGGTCCCCTTGCCCAGATGCCCTGGTCAGACGCCTGTCTCCGCCTGGGTCCTCCCTCCACCTGGGCCTGGCCTGCCCTCCCTGCCTTCTGACGGGAGCCCCCTGGTGCCAGCCAACCACCCACCTGGATTTGTTTTTTCAAGAAGGCATTGTTTATTTGATCTGCTTTTGGTTCTGCCTTGCCTGTTCCTTGTCACCTGAATTTCCTGCCAATCCTTTCAGCACCTCCTGTTGGGACCTGCCCAGTGAGTCTGGCAAATTGGTTCCAATTAGCGTGACTGTAAACCCGGTGGGCACACAGGGCCTCACACCCAGGTGCCTGGTTGGGCGGGAGAAAAAGTAGGAACGTGGCAGGAAAACAAGGAGGGAGTCACTGGAGGCTGTCACTTCCCTGGGCTGCCTGCACCAAGTCCCACAGCCGGCGGCCTAAGCGCCTCACGGGACTGGGGGCCGGACGCCAAGACCAAGCTGTGGGCAGGCTGGTGCCTTCCGAGCCGTGAGGGGGCATCTCATCCCAGCCTctccccagcttctggtggccgcCCGAAATCGCTGGGTTCCCAGTCTCTGTCTGTGCGGTCACGTGGCCTCTCCCTaggtgtctgtgtccaaatgtccCCTTTTCACAAGGACACCACTCATGTTGGGCGAGGGCCGCCCTGCTCCAGCCCGAGCTCACCCTAACCAGTCACGCGCAAAGAGGGGCACCTTCAGGGGCCCCGGGGTCGGACTCCAGCGCGTGCACCTGGGGAGACACACTCGGCCCCTGGCGGAGGTCTGAAGGCAGCTGCCGGGCTCGCTCCTACTTGCCTGTCGGTCGCCAGCGGGGCTTCCTGCGccgctccttccctcccccctcccccccatcccgtCGCCTCCGCCCAGGCCCGGTCCAGTCTCTCCAGGGTTCAGCCTCCGCTTCCCCAGGGACTGTTCTCCTACCGACtgtccctcctttctctccttgtGGTCACTGAGACAAAATGTATTTACACGTCCCTTGGTAACAGGACTTAATTCACCACAGTGCAGACTGAAACTAGCCCAGTTTACACAGAAGATAACATGAGTGTATTCTACTGCGTGATCTTTCTTTAAAACCCTCATTTAACCTAAGAAAAGTGAACAGCTGGGCAGGATTTCTCTAGAAAATTACAGAAGTGAAAGCTGGCCCCCGTGGACCGCCCAGGCACGGTCCGCACCCTGACTCTGGGGGCCTGAGCCCGTCCGCGCCCACGCCAGGGGCAGAGGTACTGCAGGCGGAGCCACGGCGGGGCTGGACGCCCCATGTTCACGTACTGGCTGGCTCTGGGCCGGAGGCGCAGGGATCTTCTCCGAAGTTCTCGTCCCTCGGCCCCGCTCTCTGGCTCCAGGGTTGGCAGCCGGCCGTTCCCGACTGCTGCGGCTGGACAGTGTCCTGTCGCTTTCGCTTTAAATCCTCTCGTGTGCTGCGTGCGCCCTGAAGACGCGGTCCGCACCCTGCCGGGCCCCTCGCAGATCTGCCCACCCGCGTCCAGGGGTGTGCCAGCTCCAGGGGGACCAGGAGCCCGCCCGCCCCGCCTCCTGGGGGGCCCTCCGCCCCTGACGGGGAACTGAGCGTGTGAAGGCGAGGCCTGCAGAGCCCCGCGGCTGAGGCCTCGAGGACCCCGCGCGGACCTCCCGGGACTTTCCACGGTCACCCCCTCCGTGCGGCCGGCTGTCCTGCCCCCAGAGCTCCCCGAGCCCCACGGCACAGAGCAGGAGGCTCTAGGAGCGGGCCGTGACTCAGCCGGGGAGGAATGTATTCTTTGGCATTTGCTGCGAGGAGCTGGAGTTGGCACCGCCTCTGAACACGTGGGAGTCCAGGCCGGACGGCTCTGCGTCTGTCACCTCCCCCAGGGCGGGGAGGCTTCAGAGGCCCTGGGGGCCCACATGGCCCGGCCCTGGGACCTGCTTCTCCAGGGCTGGCAGAGGAGCTGCTTTTATAGGATTAACAGCAGCACCTGGGAAGCTGGGGaagcaagagaaatggaaattcagGGTGATTTTGCCAAAGGCCACTTAGGCTTCTGTCCTGTGACTTTAAAATTAGGTTAGTGAAGCACTAAATCTACCTCCGACGTTCGGTTCCGACGGTCACACCTAGGGAGACACCTTCAGCATGGGACGGCGTCTCCGTGACTATGTGGCCGGGCGCCACCCGCTGAGTCACCGAGTCGGAGCCCCACGCCTGCCCCGCTGCGGGAAACCGGCTTCTCCCGAGGCGGACCCGGCCTGACCCCGTCTTCCCGCAGAGACGGAAGCTCGTGGAAGCTGCCTTCCGCGGCAAACAGCAACCCCAGGCTACTGATCTCTGAGCGAACGCGTAGACGAGTAAAGCAACGAGGGAATGCACGTGTATGAGACGCTGCGCTGGGAGGTGGGAGAACTGGGAACAGAGGCTCAGGGGAGAGGCCCTGCTCCAGCAGCAGCTCCCCTGCGTGGAGCCGTGGGCCTGTGCCTCGTGCCCACGTGCTCCGTGTTAACTGGCAGTGAAGTTTCATTCCCGTAACTCACCACCGTCAGGGTGACACCCTGGACCCAGTGGCAGGTCTAGGCCCTACACAAGGCCCTGAGTTCAGGCTCACTTCCCCGAGCCGCCTCGTGTCCCCTCCCGTCCCTTCAGGCGCCGCCTGGCTCCACGCACTGTCCCCCCCTCCAGCTCTGAATCCTCTCAGACCGCGCCGAGGTACAGCGGCTGACAACCTCAAAGAACCGCCGGGTCTCCACGGCATGCGTGCTCCCACCCCGTTCTCCGCGCCCACGGAAGACATCACTGGGTGATCCCAGCATCCTTTCCCACTGAGCCCAGACAGCCCTGAGCCTGGCGCTCCAGGAACCACTGCCCAGCAATCACGTTCAGACACCGAGAGGAGGCCTCCGCCTTCCCGCCTTAAGCGAACGGCTTGAAGAAGCTGATGGGATTTCAAGCCTCTGCTGGAGGGCTGTCCGCCTGGCCCCCTCGAACTGCATCATCCGAGAGAGCTCGCTTTGCCACCGAGGACCCTTAGAAATTCCAGCATCGCTCTGATCTGCTGATTCACGCAGATGACTCTCCCGGTGGAAATCCATCTCCTTATTCGAACGTGTGGCACAGCTGCCTCTAGCTTAGGAGCCGCTGAGCTGCCTCTAGCTTAGGAGCCCCCCGCCATTGTCAGAGGCTGATCGAAAACAGCGAGGCTATCTCTTCCCCGGGGCTGTTCATCAGTTTCGTGTGTTTGTGCAGTTTGGCTTGAAAAACGAAGTAAGGAGTTAGCCCGAGTCCAAACGCAGCGCACGGCCACGTGTAACTGTGAATCCCTGGCCGGTCAGGAGGGTGTTGCACCTTCCTGGCCCTTCGGCAGGTGTTAGGTGAACCTCAGAAGGCTGGCCAGCGGTCCCTGGACCAGGACACCCCGCCCACGCCCCACCGAAAAGTTTCTGCCCGATGGCCTCTCCCTCAATCCTTGGCAAAATTCTGTGAGATACCCAGGAGTTTTGAACTGCTGTTTAAACCACACCTTGTTTATCTTCCTAAATGCTAAGTGGTAGATGGAAAGCACATTTCAGAACACTTGGTGTTCCTGCAAACACGGAGACGTTTCTTGATTTATTCCCAGCTCTTGAATCAACAGTCCTTTTGAGGTTGCCGCAAGTCGGAGAGGGGGGGGGGTCACACAGTGGCTTCCACACTGGAGCCCTGCCACCGGGAGGCAAGTGacttcttctcctcccccctccctcctcccctccttttttttttttttttgcagccaaAAAAGCTGCATTGTTTCCACTTGATGGTGGCTTGGGAGGCCCCATGGCTGAAGGGCGAGGCTGGGGCACAGGCCCCGCCCAGGGCTGGGAAGGCCCCTAGTTGGCTTGAGATACTCGCCCAGTAGGTCACGGAGTGTGGTCAGGGGGCTGCGTCTCCTTGGAGAGTCTCCACTCCTGGTTCGGAGTGGTTTCAGGAAGTCACGGAGACAGGTCTGCAGGCAGAGCCGGCCGTCCCGAGCAGCAGGGCCTGGCTTGGGGTCTCCCAGGCCAGGGCAGCTCCGTGGTTTCTAGGGTGAAGCCCCCTCACCGCGAGACAGCGCTGCACCTGCTGGAAGACGCGTGTCTGGGAGACACTGTGGCCAGCTTGCGGGAAGACTGGCCACCCCCTGCGGGGCCCTGGGGAGAGGTGGTCCAGGAGGATCATTCTTGGGGATCTGGGGGCCCGTGGTGGTGACAGCCAGCAGCTAACCACGAAAAGGGTGTCGGCTGGTCCTAGAAGCCAAGAGGACGGCCCAGAGGCTGCGTCTGGAGGGGAGCTGAGTGGGACCCTCGGAGATGGCTGAGACCACCGGGCGTTGGGGCCGGTGACTCTGAGAACCAGACCCGCTTTTCCTCCGCACTGGGGGCCACAGGTCCCCTGCTGCCTGGGTGCAGGGCTGCCTAAATATTGAAAAGTGTTAAATCAAGCTTGCAAATTGTATAAACTCTGCCTTCATAACCACCTGAGAGCCCAGCTCTGAACTTAGACTTCTTGGCTTTTCTAGGCAAAGTGGCGGCAGGGGAGAGACCAGCTCAGGTCCCCGTCTGCTTTCCTCAATCTCCTCCCCACGGACTTGACCCCGGTCCACCTGTCCAGCCGCCGCCGCCCTGGCTGTGTGGTCTGGCAGGGGGACGATTTGGGGAGGGGCTCCGAGGGTCTGCAGGGGTCagggtgagggttagggctggCTTGGGGCAGGCCGTTCtccccaggaggggccctcccgCCTGAGGCCACGGGGGTCCTGACGGGGAGGGGCTGCCCGCCCTGACGGGGGTGAGCGGGGCCAGGTGCCCCTTGTTTGCTGGCCGTGGTCACTGGTGTTTGGGCCCCTTCTCTCCCCAGGTGCCGAGGCTCAGCGAGAGCTTCTGGAAGCAGCATGCAGGGTGAGGGAGGTGTTGTCCACGCAGGTCTGAAGGAGGGCGGGCTTGGGGTGGCCTGCAGGCAGAGGGGCACTTGGGCACAGTGGCCGAGCCTGTGCCCGGCTTACTGCTCCTTCCCTGCCTCGGATGAAAGGGTCTCCACCCTCTTGGTGGCCCGGGTCAGACTCTCTCCCACCTCCTGGCCACCTGGTCATCACCCCATCCCCCTCTGACCACCCACAGACCGTTGTGACCGGACATCGCCCGTTCCCCGGACTCACCGCTTCCCAGCCTCCGCGCGTCACCTCCCGACGCAGCTCAGATCCCGCCCCAGCTCCCTGGGCACAGGCAAGCCCCAAGCCAGGCTGACACTCAGACGTGGGGCGGGGGGACAATGGCTGGCCCGGCGCCATCAGGAATGAGACCCAGGCTTGTGAAGGGCGGGGCGGGGCTAGGGAAGCAGGTTCGGTTCCCGGCACCAAACAGCCCCCGTCACCCCAGGGGGCCGCCCAGTTCACTCCCCCGGGGACGGGCACCTGGCCCTCTGAGATGAGCCTCTAAGGGGACGGAACAGCGCGGCCCAGAGCTCCGGGCCAGGGCGCCGAGAGGCTTAATGGCGCTCAGCAGGCTGTTCCTAATTGCCTGTGGAATTGAGGGCTGATTCTCAGATACGGCCCCAAGGAGTGATTCCACCAAACGGGCTGAAGGCGCCGCTTCCTCGTCCATccgtgggtgggggaggggtgctgctCACACAGACCCCGTCAGGCTGCGTGGGCAGCGCCCATGGACGGGGCACCCCGGCCCCTAAGGCAGCGCAGCCAGGGCAGAGCATCCGGGCCGGGGGCAGGGCCTTGGGCAGGACCACAGCCCAGGCCTGAGGCCCCACCGCAGGGCATGCGGGCACGGCTGCACCGGGCCTGGCCCCCCTGCGGCGCCCTCGCGGGGACCTGCCCCGCGTCCCCAGGGTTCGCTGCTCGCCACGGTCACCTGGGCCCGCCGGGGGCCTGTGGGTCGGCTGTTAGCACGCGGACCCCCTGGACAGGGTCCCTCGGGGATCTAACTGGGCTTTTCTGGGGGCTGCATATAACGTTTGTGAGAGTGAGCAAGCGGAAAGCACACAGGACCGGGTGCAGGTGGAGGGCCATCTTACACCTGCTCAGGAGGCAAAGTTGGTTTTACAGAAAAGCGAAGAAGAAAGTGCTGCCGCCCTCCGCCTCACTTCCGAGGGCTGGAGGGCGAGGCCCGCGCTTGGTCTGATCCCGCCCCGTGATCTTCACCATCAGGCCTCTGGCCTCTGTCTGGGTGACCCCCTGTCTGCCGTTAGCAGCAGTTCCGCATCGAAGAGTGGTGACATTCCACGGAGTGCAGGCTGCCTGGGGGGTGTCCAGGTGGTGAGGACACGGCACGGTGGTCCCCATGGTGGCCCCGCGGGCCTGCACCACGCAGGAGGGACCGCGTGGTGTGCAGGGCGGGGACGGGACGACGTCCACCGCGGCAGGATGAGGAAAGCCAGTCGGTAGCCTTAAGCCTGATTAAAGCATCCCGCACCGCGGGGCACGGCCGCCCCAGCCTGGATCCTCCTGCGGGGCCTGGACTGGCGGGCCATGCCGCGAGGAGAAACCAGGGGCACCGGGTAGGCCAGGGCCTGTCGGGGGCCTGTGCGGAGGCAGCAGACAGCTCCTCAAGGGCGGCCAGGCGGGCAACAGGCCTCTGCCCTGCCAGGGGCGGCGCCAGCTTCACACCGGCCCGAAGCAGCAGGGCAGTTTCAGTGACGACCCAGGACTGGGCAGCTCTGACCACAGGAGCTTTTCCTCACGTGGCAGCAAATCGCTCCCCTGGAACTCCTGCCGTCGTCCAAGCTCTGTTCTCGGGGCAGATGCACCAAAGGACTCCCTTCCCCACACTCTCCTCTGCCCCGCAGCTGCGTCCGAGCTCTGTCCCCGTGGCTTCGGTCCAGAGCTGAGCACCGGCTGGAAATTTGATGATGTCAAGACTATTATTAATTCTGTCTGTGTGGTAATAGATTTCTAccaatgttctttttaaaaatctttatttttcaggGAAAGATGCccaaatatttatggatgaaatatgAAGGGTAGGATTTCTGTGGCTGGCGGGGCAGAGGCCACCAGGCTGGCTGAGCTGGTCACTGTGGAAGCTGGAAGGGGGCCCATGGGCTCTACAAGGCCATTCTCTCTACCGTTTCTGTTCTCACTTGTCTGTAATATGAAGTCAGAAAACGGGCCCGGAGCAGACGCGCCCAGTCTCATATCTTGCGTCTTGACTCTGAGAGCTGAAAACGCAGGCTCCTCGAGGCCCTCGCACCACCTGGGCTGGAAGGAGGACCACCCAACCCCCCACAGCCAGGCTGCTGTCACCAGGCGCCCGCCTACCGCTGAAGGGAGGGGCCCGGACCACTTGGCGTCACCCTCACAGAGTCCCTCCTGGCTTCACAGCTCTAACTGGATCCGGTCAGCACAGTACCCATTGAGGGGTTAGGGCCCCAGACTGGTGCCTGGGCCGAGTGTAGTGGCTGCATGGTGGCCTTGATGCTGCCAGCCCAGGAGCGGGGACCTCAGTTTCCGAGCGACACATGGGAATCGTTTtttgggagggaagagagatgggatcGGCGAATAGCCCTGCCTGCACAGGCATGGAGTCGAGGGCAAGTTCTCTCGCGTCCCAGAGTGTGTCCACGCCAGACACATGTGCAGCCAGCGTGTGTGCTACCCAAAGCCAGCGCGTGTGTGGACACTCCCCGTGTTTCTCTGATGTCCACTGCAAGGGTCCCTCCAGGGAAGCTGTGGTCGGAGCTGGGGACAAGGGGACAGCCGCGGCGTGTGGGGGGGTGGACGCCCGGGGAGCGGGTGCTTAGCCCAGGTCTGAGCAGGTCTGGCTGCACCTTCCTCGTTCTGCCCACGTTCCGGCCGCCTTTGCGTCAACACACCTTGGCCCTGGTAGCTCCGTCTCCCCGTCCTCCTCATCTGAAAAGGCCACCTGCCACGGGCAGCCTCCGAACGCCCCTCCTCGCCAGCCAGGGGCTTCCCAGCCTTCTTAACCGAGGCCTGTCCCGCCATGAGAAATGGCCCTGCTGTCACAACAGCGTACACGGCACACGCAGATGGGAGACGACCTCGCCGGGTGAGCGATTCCCCAATAGAAATCAGCGTCTGTTGCAATCGTAGAAATGGACAtttctattccattttttaatGCTAGTTAGGActcatgacgttgatttcacAACCAGCTAATGGGTGGTGACCTGCAGTTTTCAAGTCGCCTGCAGCCTGGCTGAGCTCATGAGGGAACTCCGTCTACGCTGGCCTGGTGGCCCCCGCAGCTGGACACCTAGCCCTGCCCAGGACCTGCTGACCCAGGGCGGCCGTCCTCTCCTGTGAAGGTGCCTGGGGGACTTGCGTTCCTTTGCCCGAAGCTCTCCTCTGTTGTGGCCACAGACCGAGACGCCATCGATATTACACCAGACAAAGCACAGCAGAGCCTCAGCCGACTGTTATGGATGACtctgaaaatgttcttttttttttttaactgcattttCCAAATTGTCTCCAATGGATCACATCACttttaaaaccagaaagaaaatcaaggtTAGGAGAAAGCAGCATAAAACGGGGCCACTGCGGAGTCCGCCCACGTTTCACAGGACAGCGGGTGCCCGGCTCGAGGCAAAGCCTCCGTCTGCGGGGGCCCCACCCCCCCCGCGAGGCTGGCCCCGGTCCTGGCACACCTTCCCCCTGGGACGCGACGGAGGAGGAGAAACTAGACGGTGGCCCGGCCACCCGCCCGTGTCCCCCGGCCCAGGCGGCCTCCGCGTCGCAGCTGAAGCCTGGCTGGCGTGAGTCCCCCACTCGCAGGTGGGCAGGGGCTCCCCTCACTTTTCCTCGGGGGCCTCTTCACCTCGCCTGCACCCCAGCCGGGTGAGCCGCGTCAGTGCCTCTCAGCCGGTCGGAGCTTCAGGCCGCTACCCCACGACCAGGCTCAGGCCAGTCTCCGCCTGGAGTCGCGGACCGCCCGCGGCCACCCGGCCTTCAGTGGCAGCGATGCGGTCGCCCGCGTCCCGAGCGAGCGTACTGCTCCCGGAGCCGAGTCGGCCGAGGGAGTGCTCGGCTCACCCCTGAGAGCGGCGCACGGACAAGGGGC
The sequence above is a segment of the Eschrichtius robustus isolate mEscRob2 chromosome 14, mEscRob2.pri, whole genome shotgun sequence genome. Coding sequences within it:
- the LOC137776243 gene encoding collagen alpha-1(I) chain-like codes for the protein MGTTVPCPHHLDTPQAACTPWNVTTLRCGTAANGRQGVTQTEARGLMVKITGRDQTKRGPRPPALGSDRGEQRTLGTRGRSPRGRRRGARPGAAVPACPAVGPQAWAVVLPKALPPARMLCPGCAALGAGVPRPWALPTQPDGVCRLISEGQVPVPGGVNWAAPWGDGGCLGAGAGSELRREVTRGGWEAATPSPPSFRPAWTTPPSPCMLLPEALAEPRHLGREGAQTPVTTASKQGAPGPAHPRQGGQPLPVRTPVASGGRAPPGENGLPQASPNPHPDPCRPSEPLPKSSPCQTTQPGRRRLDRWTGVKSPRMILLDHLSPGPRRGWPVFPQAGHSVSQTRVFQQVQRCLATGSGRVRLGRSRFPAAGQAWGSDSVTQRVAPGHIVTETPSHAEGVSLGVTVGTERRRASCSVPWGSGSSGGRTAGRTEGVTVESPGRSARGPRGLSRGALQASPSHAQFPVRGGGPPRRRGGRAPGPPGAGTPLDAGGQICEGPGRVRTASSGRTQHTRGFKAKATGHCPAAAVGNGRLPTLEPESGAEGRELRRRSLRLRPRASQYVNMGRPAPPWLRLQYLCPWRGRGRAQAPRVRVHALESDPGAPEASKTTSAGGFRAVMPSSGPDLPFPRVVRKIPSSHSGPTASSPAGLSRLRSSRYGRARVPWGGPADGGQATDCPGEGMTLASADGVRNARLPAPRSRAADSAEATCPRLHAAVTHDRGQGLVTEASGTEQGPTTETPTPPSAAFPRQAALPVAGSAGPSSRRCKEGERVPLRRGGRSVTARLGRAPLPARGRATRVAIVCISRGGAAGGGWGDDSQTGSEQARAVDVFPRSPQPPGIGAAGSPHTRLPRFSQRTLSPGPPFLPTASECPASEGKGYGEASGVWAKRAKGREHGAPVPRARLVTPRACAQAQLSEQPDAPTSVGWRTAAQLSPRRRFRGGGSCTPGAHTAGARRNLGCADPGPQDEAQVQIRSPAEPVSIQQLLTRRPLAGLATHPYPSPGDDRPRAELTWETSGRAGG